The DNA sequence CGCGTTTTCACCGGACCGCGACGCCGAGCTCTTCGACCAAGTCCCGGCTGCGCCCGCCGTCTTCCTCATCCGCGGCGATTCGGGGGAGCCCTATGTGTCGAAGACGGCGAACCTCAAGCGCCGCCTCGTGCGCCTGCTGGGGCGTCCCGAAGAGCACACCCGCAAGCTCTCCCTGCGCGACGTCGCCACCACCGTCGAATATACCCTCACCGGCTCCGACTTTGAATCGCAGTTCACGCTCTACTCCGCCGTCCGTTCGCTGTTTCCCGACAGATACCGCGACCGGCTCAAGCTCCGCTTCGCTCCGCTGGTGCGTTTCCTGCTCGAGAACGAGTACCCGCGCGCCTACGTCACCCGCCGCATCGCCTCGCTGAGGGGCGCGTCGCAGTATTACGGCCCGTTCCCCTCGCGCGCCGCCGCCGACAAATTCCTCAACGACGCCCTCGACCAGTTCAAGATCCGCCGCTGCGACTTCGAGATCTATCCCGACCCGCAGTATCCGGGCTGCATCTATTCCGAGATGAAGATGTGCCTGGCGCCCTGCTTTGCCGGATGC is a window from the Terriglobales bacterium genome containing:
- a CDS encoding UvrB/UvrC motif-containing protein — its product is MLSDSFAFSPDRDAELFDQVPAAPAVFLIRGDSGEPYVSKTANLKRRLVRLLGRPEEHTRKLSLRDVATTVEYTLTGSDFESQFTLYSAVRSLFPDRYRDRLKLRFAPLVRFLLENEYPRAYVTRRIASLRGASQYYGPFPSRAAADKFLNDALDQFKIRRCDFEIYPDPQYPGCIYSEMKMCLAPCFAGCTPEQYAGEVERVRAFLDSAGRSLVRELETQREKASEDLQFEQASALHARIEKIKATTRLPEIVRPLERVCGVMVQPSAEEGAVALFPVAGGHISSGVPFPVQQREGKSVSMESRLQQALAAAPRARAASALELMEHLAILKRWYYRSARVG